Proteins encoded by one window of Flagellimonas lutaonensis:
- the aroB gene encoding 3-dehydroquinate synthase: MADNGVYFNELGRAALNLHLSKNNYSKIFVLVDENTKTHCLPLFEPMFEKNEIDAVFTIKPGEEYKNIETCTTLWNGLSNHGGDRKSLLINLGGGVITDLGGFVASTFKRGIDFINVPTTLLAMVDASIGGKTGVDLGVLKNQVGVINQPQMILVFPDFLDTLNSRQTRSGFAEMLKHGLIKDHNYWSVLKDSGLDAVKEHIERSVALKSEVVQADPTEKGIRKILNFGHTVGHAIESYFLEHPDRKTLLHGEAIAVGMVIEAYFSHVLTGLSKFELHEIKQTFGQYFEQVEFNDTDIEIILDLLKHDKKNSHGNINYVLLKSIGKAVADVKVPASLFDEAFAYYKEP; this comes from the coding sequence ATGGCCGATAACGGTGTCTATTTCAATGAGCTGGGGCGTGCCGCCCTTAACCTTCACCTATCAAAGAACAATTATTCAAAAATCTTTGTACTCGTTGATGAGAATACAAAAACACACTGTCTCCCACTTTTTGAGCCCATGTTCGAAAAGAACGAAATCGATGCAGTGTTTACCATTAAACCGGGTGAGGAATACAAGAACATAGAGACGTGCACCACCCTTTGGAATGGTCTATCAAACCATGGGGGCGACCGGAAGAGCCTGTTGATCAACCTTGGAGGCGGAGTAATCACCGATTTGGGCGGGTTCGTTGCCTCGACTTTTAAAAGGGGCATTGATTTTATAAATGTGCCCACTACCCTTCTGGCCATGGTCGATGCCTCGATTGGCGGTAAGACCGGAGTGGACCTTGGGGTGCTCAAAAACCAGGTAGGGGTCATCAACCAACCCCAAATGATTCTCGTTTTTCCTGACTTTCTAGACACCTTGAACAGTCGACAAACACGCAGCGGCTTTGCTGAAATGTTGAAGCACGGTCTCATCAAGGACCACAACTATTGGAGTGTTCTTAAAGACAGTGGCCTCGACGCCGTCAAAGAACATATTGAAAGGTCAGTGGCCTTAAAAAGTGAAGTTGTACAGGCCGACCCCACCGAGAAAGGCATACGGAAAATCTTGAATTTTGGCCACACAGTGGGCCATGCCATAGAGTCGTATTTTTTGGAACATCCTGATAGAAAAACCCTGTTGCATGGCGAGGCCATTGCCGTGGGCATGGTCATAGAGGCCTACTTTTCGCATGTGCTTACGGGCCTTTCAAAATTCGAGCTCCATGAAATTAAGCAAACCTTTGGACAGTACTTTGAACAGGTCGAGTTCAACGACACCGATATCGAAATAATATTGGACTTGCTGAAGCACGATAAAAAAAATTCGCACGGAAACATCAATTATGTACTCTTGAAGAGCATTGGAAAGGCGGTGGCAGATGTCAAAGTTCCCGCCTCTTTGTTCGATGAAGCATTCGCTTACTACAAAGAACCCTGA
- a CDS encoding proline dehydrogenase family protein, whose protein sequence is MRPNFEDTAIAFELKSDSELERAYFLFKLIANEPLVRIGTAVTNFAVKAHLPVEGLIRATVFDHFCGGVNEEDCMPVIDRMFEKGVRAILDYSVEGKEKEDQFDFALKKTMEVLDFVKEKDAIPFAVFKPTGMGRFKIYEKVSAGSQLDEKEQEEWNRIVQRYDCICQKAHDMEVALLIDAEESWMQDAADDIVLQMMRKYNRERPVVFNTAQMYRWDRLDYLKKLKSLATDEGFKVGIKVVRGAYMEKENDRAEEMGYKSPICESKQATDENFDAAIDFMVEHLDTFSIFAGTHNEASTYRLIDLMQANGIAVDDNRIWFGQLYGMSDHITYNLAAHGYNVAKYLPYGPVRDVMPYLIRRAEENTSVAGQTTRELSLLKKEKERRKI, encoded by the coding sequence ATGAGGCCCAATTTTGAGGATACTGCAATCGCTTTTGAGCTCAAAAGCGATTCTGAACTTGAACGCGCCTACTTTCTTTTCAAATTGATAGCCAACGAACCCTTGGTGCGTATTGGTACGGCCGTCACCAATTTTGCCGTAAAGGCCCATCTGCCTGTTGAAGGGTTGATCAGGGCCACGGTATTTGATCATTTTTGCGGAGGGGTCAATGAAGAAGATTGCATGCCCGTTATCGATAGGATGTTCGAAAAGGGGGTGCGGGCAATACTGGATTACTCCGTTGAAGGGAAGGAAAAAGAAGATCAGTTCGACTTTGCCCTGAAAAAGACAATGGAGGTGCTTGACTTTGTAAAGGAAAAGGATGCTATTCCCTTTGCGGTTTTCAAACCAACCGGCATGGGCCGTTTTAAGATTTATGAAAAGGTCAGTGCCGGTAGCCAATTGGATGAAAAAGAGCAGGAAGAATGGAATCGTATCGTACAACGTTACGACTGTATTTGCCAAAAAGCCCATGACATGGAAGTGGCACTGTTGATCGATGCCGAGGAAAGCTGGATGCAGGATGCTGCCGACGACATTGTCCTGCAGATGATGCGCAAGTACAACCGCGAACGCCCCGTGGTGTTCAATACCGCCCAAATGTACCGCTGGGACCGGCTGGATTATCTGAAAAAACTGAAATCCCTTGCCACGGACGAAGGATTCAAGGTGGGTATAAAAGTGGTTCGGGGCGCCTATATGGAAAAAGAGAACGACCGGGCAGAAGAGATGGGTTATAAAAGTCCGATCTGTGAATCAAAGCAGGCCACAGATGAGAATTTTGATGCTGCCATTGATTTTATGGTCGAGCACCTTGATACCTTTTCGATTTTTGCCGGCACCCATAATGAGGCCAGCACCTATAGACTGATAGATTTGATGCAGGCCAATGGCATAGCGGTTGACGACAACCGGATCTGGTTCGGCCAACTGTATGGCATGAGCGACCACATTACCTACAATTTGGCGGCCCACGGGTACAATGTTGCAAAATACCTGCCCTATGGACCGGTAAGGGACGTGATGCCCTATCTGATCAGGCGTGCTGAAGAGAATACCTCGGTCGCGGGCCAGACCACCCGCGAACTGTCTTTGTTGAAAAAGGAAAAAGAAAGAAGAAAGATTTAA
- a CDS encoding alanine dehydrogenase: MDQPSSPFSKQQLLPQEETLEVIKQKGELFIGIPKENLFQEKRICLTPDAVNAITAHGHRVMIESGAGEGANYSDIDYTNAGAEIVRDTKKVFSCPLILKVEPPTLHEIELLNPQTTVISALQIKTQSKQYFEAMAKKRITAIAFEYIRDDDGKYPAVRSLSEIAGISSILIAAELMAATNKGNGLMFGNISGVPPVEVVILGAGTVGEFAARSALGLGANIKVFDNSITKLRNIQTSLNQTVYTSTIQPKNLLKALKRCDVAIGAVRGKDRSPTIVSSAMVENMKKGAVIIDVSIDMGGCFETSEITTHNKPVIEKFGVLHYGVPNIPARYPRTSSISISNIFTPYLLKLGEDGGLENSLRFDKGLRNGLYMYHGILTNKSVGDWFGLNFSDINFLIF, translated from the coding sequence ATGGACCAACCTTCGTCTCCTTTTAGCAAACAGCAACTACTGCCACAGGAAGAAACGCTTGAGGTGATCAAGCAAAAGGGTGAGCTATTTATAGGTATTCCCAAAGAGAACCTTTTTCAAGAAAAGCGTATTTGCCTTACCCCCGATGCTGTCAACGCCATTACGGCCCACGGGCACCGGGTCATGATCGAATCCGGGGCCGGTGAAGGCGCTAATTATAGCGATATCGATTACACCAATGCGGGGGCCGAAATTGTTCGCGACACGAAAAAAGTGTTCTCATGCCCCCTTATCTTGAAGGTAGAGCCCCCTACCCTTCATGAAATTGAACTGCTGAATCCGCAGACCACGGTCATATCGGCCCTACAAATCAAGACCCAGTCAAAACAATATTTTGAGGCGATGGCCAAGAAGCGTATCACGGCCATTGCCTTTGAATACATTCGCGACGATGACGGCAAATACCCTGCAGTGCGATCACTGAGTGAAATAGCCGGTATATCCTCTATATTGATCGCTGCGGAACTGATGGCCGCCACCAATAAGGGCAATGGACTCATGTTCGGTAATATCAGTGGGGTTCCACCGGTAGAGGTGGTCATTTTGGGCGCGGGCACTGTCGGTGAATTCGCCGCCCGATCTGCCCTGGGGCTTGGTGCCAACATCAAGGTGTTCGACAACTCGATCACCAAGTTGCGCAATATTCAGACCAGTTTGAACCAAACCGTCTACACGTCTACCATACAACCCAAAAACCTGTTGAAGGCCCTAAAACGCTGCGATGTTGCCATTGGTGCGGTAAGGGGAAAAGACCGATCCCCGACAATCGTGTCGAGTGCCATGGTAGAAAATATGAAAAAAGGTGCCGTGATCATCGATGTCAGTATCGATATGGGGGGCTGCTTTGAAACTTCAGAAATCACCACCCACAATAAACCGGTCATCGAGAAGTTTGGCGTATTGCACTATGGGGTGCCCAACATTCCCGCCCGTTACCCGAGAACCTCATCCATATCCATCAGCAATATCTTTACCCCATACCTGCTAAAACTGGGTGAAGATGGGGGCCTCGAAAACTCTCTTCGGTTTGACAAGGGCCTACGAAACGGGCTGTATATGTACCATGGCATCTTGACCAACAAATCGGTCGGTGATTGGTTCGGATTGAATTTCAGCGACATCAACTTCCTAATCTTTTGA
- the tsaE gene encoding tRNA (adenosine(37)-N6)-threonylcarbamoyltransferase complex ATPase subunit type 1 TsaE: MKERFELQRLEEIANTVIHTASSKIICLYGPMGAGKTTLVKAIIKSLGGIDRGNSPTFSLVNEYHDANGQVLAYHFDFYRIDHIDEVLDLGFEDYLYSGAWVFIEWPEKVEELLDVGFDRIHLQIIDENTRAIEFFPS, translated from the coding sequence TTGAAAGAACGTTTTGAATTGCAGCGGTTAGAGGAGATTGCGAACACCGTTATTCATACGGCCTCTTCCAAGATCATTTGCCTATATGGCCCCATGGGCGCGGGCAAGACCACCTTGGTCAAGGCCATCATAAAATCATTGGGTGGCATTGATCGTGGCAACAGCCCTACTTTTTCTTTGGTAAACGAGTACCATGATGCCAATGGCCAGGTTTTGGCCTATCATTTCGATTTTTATCGCATTGACCATATTGATGAAGTATTGGACCTAGGGTTTGAAGACTATCTCTATTCCGGTGCTTGGGTCTTTATTGAGTGGCCCGAAAAAGTTGAGGAATTGCTCGATGTCGGTTTTGACCGAATACACTTACAGATTATCGATGAAAACACCCGGGCCATCGAGTTTTTTCCATCTTAA